Within the Pseudomonas chlororaphis subsp. aurantiaca genome, the region TCCAGCAGCAGGCCTTCCTGGCTCGCCAGCAGCTTCACCGCGGCCAGGGTGCCGGCGTTCGGTTCGCCATAACGCGGGGCGAAATATTCGTCCCACAACTCCACCTTGAAGCTGTCCGGCAGCGCCACCCCGAGCAAATCGGCGGTGCGTTCGGCCAGGCCCTGGACCTTCGGCCGCTGCGCTTCGTCGGTGCGCGACACGGTGACGCCGATCACCGGCAGTTGCGGCAACACTTCGCTCAAGGCCAGGGCCAGGCCGCTTTGGGTACCGGCGCTGCCCGAGGCCAGGACCACGGCGGCGAAGTCGAGCCCGGTGTTGTGGATCTGCTCCGCCAGCTCCAGGCCGGCGCGCACGTAACCCAGCGCGCCGAGGGCGTTGGAGCCGCCAATCGGCACCAGGTACGGCTGCTTGCCGCTGCTGCGCAGGCGTTCGGCCAGGGCCTGCAACTGCTCGTCGGCGTTGTCCAGGTTGTCCACCAGTTCGACCTTGGCGTCGAACAGGTCGAGCAGCAGGCGGTTGCCGTTGCCCAGGTAATTGCCGTCGTCGGTGCCGATGGGGTTTTCCAGCAGGGCGACGCAACCCAGGCCGAGCTTGGCGGCCAGGGCCGCGGTCTGGCGCACGTGGTTGGACTGGATGGCGCCCGCGGTGATCAGGGTGTCCGCGCCCTGGGCCAGCGCATCGGCGGCCAGGTATTCGAGTTTGCGCAGCTTGTTGCCGCCCATGGCCAGCGGCGTGGTGTCGTCGCGCTTGACGTAGATATCGCGGCCCAGCCAGGTGGACAGGCGTTCGAGTTTTTCCAGGGCGGTGGCGCCGCCCAGCAGGTCGAGACGGTTAAAACGGTCGAGCTGTCGTTTGATCATGAGGCCGCACGGGTTGTCAGAGGTGTCAGGGACTATAGGCAGCGATATTTGCCGGGGCAACCGTCAATCGCTTATGCCAAAAGGTGCTTAGGCCAGCACAATTAGTTCTTAATTTGGCCTGGGGCGCATACCGTAAAGTGGCGTCGTTTACGCGGCCAGACAGTCCGGCCGCCTGAGTGAGGAGTCCTATCGTGAGCGAGCGTTCCAGCCATTGGCAATTGCAGACCATCGTCGGTCAACTGCGTGATGCCCGCGACCAGTGGCGTACCCGCAACGGGCGGGTCAGCGGTGAGCAGGGCGGTCGGGAACTGCCGTCGCGCGCGGCCATGGCCGAGATTCTCGAAGCACTGTGCGGCGCCCTGTTCCCGATGCGCCTGGGCCCGGTGGACCTGCGCGAGGAAAGCGAGGATTTCTACGTCGGCCATACCCTGGACGCGGCCCTCAATTCGTTGCTCGCCCAGGCTCGCCTGGAGCTGCGTTACGCCGCGCGCCAGAGCGGCGAGTCGGACGACGACGTCAACGCCAGGGCCATCCGTATCATCCAGGACTTCGCCCTGGCCCTGCCGGGCCTGCGGGTGCTGCTCGATACCGATGTGCTGGCCGCCTATCACGGCGACCCGGCGGCGCGCAGCGTCGATGAAGTGCTGCTGTGCTACCCCGGCATCCTGGCGGTGATCCACCATCGCCTGGCCCACCATCTGTATCGCGCCGGCCTGCCGCTGCTGGCGCGGATCAGCGCGGAAATCGCCCACTCGGCCACCGGCATCGACATTCACCCGGGTGCGCAGATCGGCCGCAGTTTCTTCATCGACCACGGCACCGGTGTGGTGATCGGCGAAACCGCGATTATCGGCGAGCGCGTGCGCATCTACCAGGCCGTGACCCTGGGCGCCAAGCGCTTCCCGGCGGACGAGGACGGCCAGTTGCAGAAGGGCCATCCGCGCCACCCGATAGT harbors:
- a CDS encoding D-cysteine desulfhydrase, which translates into the protein MIKRQLDRFNRLDLLGGATALEKLERLSTWLGRDIYVKRDDTTPLAMGGNKLRKLEYLAADALAQGADTLITAGAIQSNHVRQTAALAAKLGLGCVALLENPIGTDDGNYLGNGNRLLLDLFDAKVELVDNLDNADEQLQALAERLRSSGKQPYLVPIGGSNALGALGYVRAGLELAEQIHNTGLDFAAVVLASGSAGTQSGLALALSEVLPQLPVIGVTVSRTDEAQRPKVQGLAERTADLLGVALPDSFKVELWDEYFAPRYGEPNAGTLAAVKLLASQEGLLLDPVYTGKAMAGLLDGIGRQRFDDGPIIFLHTGGAPALFAYAGSFA
- the epsC gene encoding serine O-acetyltransferase EpsC, coding for MSERSSHWQLQTIVGQLRDARDQWRTRNGRVSGEQGGRELPSRAAMAEILEALCGALFPMRLGPVDLREESEDFYVGHTLDAALNSLLAQARLELRYAARQSGESDDDVNARAIRIIQDFALALPGLRVLLDTDVLAAYHGDPAARSVDEVLLCYPGILAVIHHRLAHHLYRAGLPLLARISAEIAHSATGIDIHPGAQIGRSFFIDHGTGVVIGETAIIGERVRIYQAVTLGAKRFPADEDGQLQKGHPRHPIVEDDVVIYAGATILGRITIGKGSTIGGNVWLTRSVPAGCNLTQANLQHDDGSQK